The following nucleotide sequence is from Planctomycetota bacterium.
AGGCTCTGCTTGAGCGAGAGGAAGCGGTGGTTCACGGAGCGGATCTCGACCTCCAGATCGAGCCCCCGGCCCCGGCGGGAAGCGCTCCCGAAGCCGGTCATGCTGTTCATGCTACTTGTTCGGCGCGGGAGGCAGCGGCACCGCCGGAGGCGCGCCGCCGCCCTCGGGCGCAAGCTGCTGGATCTTCTTCTCGAGCTCGCTGGGACCCGTTCCGGACTTGCCCACGTTGTGACGATTGATGAGCACCGCCAGCAGGAGGAACGCCACCGCCAGGAAGACGGTGAACTTGTTGATGTGCTGGTGGGCCTTGGTGCCGAAGAACGTGTCGCTTCCGAGTCCGCCGAACGCCGCCGCGATTCCGCCTTCCTGCGAAGGCGTGATCACGACCATGAAGATGAGCAGCAGGCACACCAGGACGAACAGGATGATCAGAAGAACGCTCATTCCTTGTACCTCACGATTTTCACGAACGACGCGACCTCCAGGCTCGCTCCGCCCACGAGGGCGCCGTCCACGTCTTCCTCGCCCATGAGCTCCCGGATATTGTCGGGCTTGACGCTGCCGCCGTAGAGGATCCGGACGCGGCCCGCC
It contains:
- the secG gene encoding preprotein translocase subunit SecG codes for the protein MSVLLIILFVLVCLLLIFMVVITPSQEGGIAAAFGGLGSDTFFGTKAHQHINKFTVFLAVAFLLLAVLINRHNVGKSGTGPSELEKKIQQLAPEGGGAPPAVPLPPAPNK